The following DNA comes from Erigeron canadensis isolate Cc75 chromosome 3, C_canadensis_v1, whole genome shotgun sequence.
CGAGTGATTGATTTTAAAATTACTGTATCATTCCCAACTTCATTATCAACTAGATTTTGAACAGTATCCATCACAAATTCTTCAATGCTTTGAACCTCAtaacattcattattttcacCAGGATAATCCCTCAGCTCACTCACATCCGTTTTGTGCTAATAATGCATACCCGTAATTAAGCTCTCAAGCTCACAAATGTCTTCTTCATAGTTTACATCGTTTAAATTACTTGAGCCGATTGAATTCATGAAACGGATTTATCGTTGCAAGCAATTTGCTTTGGACTCTTGTGTCATTTAATGTGTGTATGTACATTGgatatgaaattttttaaagtGATACATAaacctctttaaattaataatatattaatttatcgatataataatatctcgataatttaataaaatattttggttctaacattattaatttattgagtTTTTACTATATTTGTTAGATTTATCAAAACATGTGGTAcgaatataatttttttatatacttaaaaaaaataaaccccTAATATAGTTTTCAACTGGAAATTAATCAGGCGTGCCGCGTGACTCTTCCCAAATCCACTGCACCTtttcaaataaacaaaacaatataaactGTATGTAAATTCCTTCACCGGAACTCCATCACCACCCTCAAATCCCCTCACCGGAACCCTAAGCAACCACGGCACCAATGGACGGCAGCATTCTAGAATCAATCGGAACCGAAATTATCGGCGTAATGTCACCTGTATCTATCTGCATGCTAATAGTCGTCTTAATAGTCTACTCATCATCGTCATCCTCATCGTCCGTACAACCTATCCGCACCGCCGCTAATCTCGTCTATCTCGAAACACCGTCCGACTCAACTTCTCAAAAACTCGAAGGATCACTCCTAAACGCCGTCGTTTTTGTCATTTTAATCGCCGCTGTAACTTTCCTCCTTGTTATCCTTTACTATTAcaattttactaattttttgaaaaattatatgcGTTTTTCTGCTTTTTTTGTTCTCGGTGTAATGGGCGGGTCTATTGTGTTATCGATTATTCGGCAGTTTTCGATTCCGGTTGATGTGATTACTTGTGTCATTTTGCTGTTTAATTTTACTGTTGTTGGTGTCATATCGGTTTTTGCTGAAGGTGTGCCGGTTCCGATTATTGTTAGGCAGGTTTATATGGTAGTTTTAGGGATAATTGTTGCTGTTTGGTTTACGAATTTGCCTGAATGGACTACGTGGACATTGTTAGTTGCATTAGCCGTTTATGATTTAGTTGCGGTTTTGGCACCTGGTGGACCGCTTAAGATATTGGTTGAGTTGGCGTCTAGTAGGGACGATGAGCTTCCTGCTTTGGTTTATGAGGCTAGACCGACAGTTTCTAGGAACGCTAGAGGGGCTGGGTTAGGGCTTTTGGTCGCTGGCGTGTCGTCTGATGAGGTAGAGGTTGAGATGTCTCGACGTAATGGTAGTGATGTTGAGCTTATGGATGAGGAGACTTCACCTTTGGTGCCGAGTTTGCATGATAGGATTAGGTCTAGTTCAAGTGGAAGTAGTGAATTTGCGATTTCTGTGGGTGGTAATGCTGATCGGTTTCGAGAAACTGAAATTGTTGGGGATGAGGAGGAAAGGACGCCGCTTTCTTCGACGGAACCACACAGTGAGGAGATGACTCGGGGGATAAAACTTGGGTTGGGTGATTTTGTGTTTTATAGTGTTCTTGTGGGTAGGGCTGCGATGTATGATCTGATGACTGTGTATGCTTGCTACCTTGCCATTATATCTGGATTGGGGTGTACTCTTGTACTGTTGTCTGTGTTTCGTCATGCCTTGCCAGCTCTGCCGATTTCTATAGCGCTTGGTATCATGTTCTACTTCTTAACTCGGGTGTTA
Coding sequences within:
- the LOC122593216 gene encoding presenilin-like protein At1g08700; amino-acid sequence: MDGSILESIGTEIIGVMSPVSICMLIVVLIVYSSSSSSSSVQPIRTAANLVYLETPSDSTSQKLEGSLLNAVVFVILIAAVTFLLVILYYYNFTNFLKNYMRFSAFFVLGVMGGSIVLSIIRQFSIPVDVITCVILLFNFTVVGVISVFAEGVPVPIIVRQVYMVVLGIIVAVWFTNLPEWTTWTLLVALAVYDLVAVLAPGGPLKILVELASSRDDELPALVYEARPTVSRNARGAGLGLLVAGVSSDEVEVEMSRRNGSDVELMDEETSPLVPSLHDRIRSSSSGSSEFAISVGGNADRFRETEIVGDEEERTPLSSTEPHSEEMTRGIKLGLGDFVFYSVLVGRAAMYDLMTVYACYLAIISGLGCTLVLLSVFRHALPALPISIALGIMFYFLTRVLMEPFVVGTSTNLMMF